CTCGTACACAATGGTAGACGTGCAACCGAATCCGAACCCTGTCTCAGTCCCCGCACCTTCGCCGTCACCTGACCGCCTGTGTACTGGCCTGAGCTGGTTCGAGGAGAAGCCCGCCCTGACATCCGTCGAGGGCGGCGATCTGCGTCTCAAAGCCCTGAGCCCCGGCACGCGGCTGGCGCTGTCCTGGTCCGGCCGCCGCCGCTGCATCGGCTGGACCGCGCCCGGCACCGGACGCACCCCGTGCGCCGAGGACGCCGAGATCGACGGCGCGGCCACCCTCGCGCAGTGCCCGGCGTGCCAGAACCGCGACCACGGCCTGGCCGTCGCACGCGACCGGATCACCGACGACGGCCGCTCCTACCAGCTCTACCTGGCGTGGTTCGCGCCCGGCATGCTGAAGATCGGCATCACCGGCGTGCAGCGCGGCGTGGCCCGGCTGTTGGAGCAGGGCGCCATCGGCTACACGGTGATCGCCACCGGAACCCTCCCGGCCGCGCGGCGCGCCGAACTCACGGTGTCGGCCTCGGGCCTGGCCAAGGAGCGCTACCGCTCGCGCGCGAAGGTCGAGGCGTGGTGGGGCCTGCCGGAGACCGAGGGGCTGCGCTCGGCGCTCACCGAGGGGCGTACCAAAGCCCTGCGAATGCTTGCCGACCACACCCTCGACGCCTTCCCCGACGGTCCGCTGGTCGACAACACGACGTTCTTCGGGCTCGGCGACGGCGCCCCGGCGACCTACCGCGAGGTCGAGGCGCTGGACGACAGCGGCAGCCTGGCCGGCGAGGTGCGTGCGGTGATCGGCAAGCACCTGTTCCTGGCCGTGGACGGCGGCACGCCGCTGCTGCTGGACACGCGGCTGCTGGCCGGCCGGCACACCGTCCCGGTCGCGGACGACACCGACGGGATCGGCGTCGCCGGCGTGCGGACGGCGGTGCGTCGGCGGCCGTTGCTGTACGACACGCCGACGCTCTTCTAGGGACCGCTATTCGGCGGCGAAGTACCCCTCGATGTCCGCGTGCGGCAGCACCCCACCCCGCCCGAACTCGAACGTCCCGCGCTCCGCGATCTCCCTCGCCGCGCCGATCGCGGCGGACATCGCGGCGCGCGACAGGTTCGACCCGAGGCTGATCCGGCGCACGCCCCACTCGCCGAGCTGATCGACGGTCGCGTTCAGGCGGGCGCCGCCGGCGATGACGTTGACCGGCTTGCCGACCTCAGAGGTCACCGCGCGGATCTGCTCCTCGGTGGTGAGGCCCGGGGCGAACAGCACGTCGGCGCCGGCGGCCTCGAAGGCCTGGAGGCGCGCGATGGTGTCCTTCAGATCCGTGTTGCCGTAAAGGAAGTTCTCGGCGCGCGCCGTGACCGTGTAGGGGAACGGGAGCGCCCGGGCCGCCTCGATCGCCGCCGTCAGGCGTTCCACGGCCGCTTCCAGCGGGATGATCCCGTCGCCGACCGCGTCCTCGACCGAGCCGCCGACCAGGCCCGCCTCGGCGGAGCGGCGGATGGTCTCGGCGACGTCGTCGGGCGTGGTCCCGTAGCCGTCCTCCAGGTCCGCCGCGACCGGCAGGTGCGTGGCGGCGACCAGGGTGCCGGCGTTGGCCAGGTTCTCCTCGCGCGTGATGCCGCCGTCCGGCCGGGCCAGCGTGTGTGCGATGCCGGCGCTGGTGGTGGCCAGGGCCTTGAAGCCGAGCGCGGTGAAGATCCGCGCAGTGCCGGCGTCCCAGGCGTTGGCGATCACGAACACGTCGGGCCCGGCGTGCAGTGCGGCGAAGGTCTCGGCGCGGCGGTACTGGTCTTCGGGGGTCAGCAGGCTCATACCGCGAACCCTACGCGGCGGATCCTTCGGCGAGCGCCGAAATCTGCGCGGCCAGTGACGCGTGCCGGTCCGGCGAGTTGTCGATCTCGTGGTGCGGAACCGGCGGGGGAGTGTCGGGGCGGATGGCGGCGGCCCAGGCCTCGAACGCCGCCAGCTTCGCGGCGTCCTCGTCCCGGCCGCGCGCCACGATCCGCGACCGCAGCACCGCCACGTCGCAGCGCACCCACACCAGGCGTACGGTGCCGCCGCCGAGTTCGGCGCACCAGCGCTCCCGGCGTGCCGGATCGCGGATCTGCGAGGTGAACGGCGCCACCAGCAGCACCGGGCAGCCGTGGGAGCGGATCTCCCGTGCGGTCGCGGTCATCCCGCCGTATTCGTGCGTTTTGACGTGCTCGTCGTACCAGGCGCCCTCGCGCTCGCCGAAGGGACGCCCGGCCGCCGCGAGCACTTCCGAGGCGAAGCCCCGGTACATGGTGTCCTTGTCCAGGATGGCCGGGACCGGGGCCAGGCGCTCGGCCAGCAGCGCGGCCACCGTCGACTTCCCGACCCCGGGTGCTCCGGCGACTACCCACACATCAGCCACTGGATCAGCCACACGCCGAGCCTAGATGCACTGACCACCTAGATCAGTGACCGCACCACCCCGGTCACCAGATCCGCGCACGTCGTCGGCGTCGCGTGCGCCGGGTCCAGCGCGTTCGCCGCCTCGTGGAACGCCACGCCGTCCACCGTCCCGATCAGCACGTGGTCCGACACGTCCAGCGGGCACAGGTCCTGCACCAGCACGTTGTGCACGTCCGGGCCGGCCAGGAACTGGTTCGTGTACGGCGTCACCAGCTCGTCGAACCGCGACACGATCGTCGTGTACCGCACCCCGGGCACGGTGTCCCCGCCGGCGTCGAGCCGCCGGTTGAACGCCGACCCCACGAACTGCTCCACGCACGCCGGGCACGCCGTCCCGATCACCCGCGTCGCGCCCGGGATCTGCTGGGCGACGGTGAACAAGCCCGAGGCGGTCCCGCCGTGGTTCGTCGGCGCGATCCCGACCAGCGTGTGCACCTTCGGCGCGCCGCCGAGGAACTTCAGGTAGTACCGCGGCAGCGCTCCGCCGCCCTGCGAGTGGCCGAGGATGTCGACCTGGCTCGCGCCGGTCGCCGCGAGCACCCGGTCGACGTAGGCCGCCAGCTGGAGCCCGGACTGCTCGATCGGCGCGATCCCGTGGACCAGGGGAATCCCTTCGTACTGGCCGTAGTCGAGCTCGAACACGCAGTATCCGAGATGCGCGAAGTAGGGCCCGCCGAGCAGCCACTGTTCGGTCGGGTTCAGAAAGGTCCCGTGCAGCAGCACCAGGGGCCGAGGATGCTCGGCGCTCGGCCGGCAGGAGAAGTCGTTGACACCGGAGGAGAAGGCTGGCGCCTCGGCCGCGTGCGCGGGGGCCGCGGCGAACGCTGCCGGGCCGGTGAGCAGGGCGGCGGCGAGCAGCCGGGCCGCGCGCCGCCGCAGCGGGCGTCGCAGGGTTCGAGGACGGGGGAAAACCGGTCGCATGTGTCCTTTCTAGGCCCGTCCCGCGCTTCCGTACATTCTCAACACCATGACATTCACCCGTCTGGCCCCGGGGGTGCCGGCGGGCGGGTCGGGTATTGACGCGGGCTCCAATTTACCGGAGGGTAACTTTCAGCGAGCGGCAGTTCTTCGCCGGCCGTTCCCTCCCGGTTATCGCGACGAAAGCAGGTACCGACCATGCCCGGCCCGGCAGGCGCGACCATCGACGGCGGCGGCTCCCACCTGGCGGTGGCCGCGACCCTGGTACGGGCCGGCGTGATCCGTCCCGGACCCCCGCACCGCAGCGTCGGGCAGCTGCGCGCGCTGGCCTCCTGGGGCGCGACGATCGCCGGCGGCTTCCGGGCCGCCGCCGCGCGCACCCCGAACGCCGAGGCGGTCGTCGACGAGCGCGTCGTGCTCACCTACAAGCAGCTCACCACCCGCGCCACCCGCCTGGCCAACGGCCTGCAGGAGCGCGGCGTCGGCCCCGGGGACAAGGTCGCGCTGCTGTGCCGCAACCACGCCGGCATGGTGATCTGCTTCATCGCTTGCGCCGAGCTCGGCGTGGACGCGGTCCTGCTGAACACCGGCCTGTCCGCCGGCCAGATGACCCAGGTCGTCACCGAGCAGCAGCCCAAGGCGGTGATCGCGGACTCGGAGTTCGACGGCGTGCTCACCGCCTGCCCGCCCGACGTGCTGCGGATCAACGCCTGGCCCGAGGAGGGCGCGGCGGTCGCGCTGACCCTGGACCAGATCATCGACGGCGCGCCGGCCACGCACCGCAAGCCGCCGGCCCGGCCCGGCCGGATCATCGTCCTCACCTCGGGCACCACCGGCGCCCCCAAAGGCGCGCGCCGCCCCAACCCGCCGGGCATCGGCGCGGCGGCCTCGATCCTGAGCCGGATCCCGCTGCACGCCGGCGAGCGGATCCTGGTGCCGGCGCCGATGTTCCACTCCTGGGGCCTGGCCGCGCTCCAGATCAGCATGCCGCTGCGGGCCACGCTGATCATGCAGCGCCGCTTCGATCCGGAGGCCACGCTCAAGGCGATCCAGACCAAGCGCCCCACGGCGATGTTCGCGGTGCCGGTGATGGTGCAGCGGATGCTGGACCTCGGCGAGGACGTGATCAAGAAGTACGACACCTCCTCGCTGCGCATCGTGGCGCTGTCCGGCTCGGCGATCCCGGCCGCGGCGGTGACGAAGTTCCTGGACACCTTCGGGCCAGTGCTCTACAACTTCTACGGCTCCACCGAGGTCTCCTGGGCCTCCATCGCCGACCCCAAGGACCTGCGCCAGGCCCCGACCACGGCCGGCCGGCCGCCGCTGGGCTCCAAGATCGTGATCCGCGACGTGGCCACCGGCAAGCCCGTCCCGACCGGCACCGTGGGCCGCATCTTCGTGTGGAACGACATGCTCTTCGAGGGCTACACCAACGGCGCCAACAAGGAGACCGCCGACGGCTACATGGCCACCGGCGACCGCGGCTACGTCGACGCCCACGGCCTGCTGTTCGTCTCCGGCCGCGACGACGACATGATCGTCTCCGGCGGCGAGAACGTCTTCCCGCGCGAGGTCGAGGAGCTGATCGCGGCCCAGCCCGGGGTGCGCGAGTGCGCCGTGGTCGGGGTGCCGGACGCCGAGTGGGGCCAGCGCTTCGCCGCCTACATCGCGCTCCTGCCCGGCGCCTCGATGACCGAGGACGAGGTCAAGGCATTGGTGAAGGCCGGCCTGGCGCGCTTCTCGGTGCCGCGCGAAGTGCACTTCGTGGACGAACTGCCGCGCAACGCCACCGGCAAGGTCGTGAACCGGCTGCTGGCCGACTGAATCGTGATCCTCCGACCGTGAATGAAGCGCGGGCTTCGGGATAACGGCTGCCGATCTTGTCCACGGCCGCTACCGGAACGGAACCGGAAAACTGCGAACCCCACAAACGCACAGCCATCCGTCACCCCGACAGGAGGGCACCGCCATGTCCGCCAGCCGCGCCGAGCCCAGCGAGATCGCCGGCCCCAAAGGCACCGGCCTTCGGGTGTCGCGCATCCTGACGCGTTCCGGGGTCCTGCGCCCCGCGCGTCCGGACCGCACCGTCCGCCAACTGCTGAGCCTGGCCCGCTGGGGCGCCACCGTCGCCGGCGGCTACCGGGCCGCCGCGGCCCGCTCACCGCACCGGATCGCGGTGATCGACGAGCGGCGCTCGGTGACCTTCCGCGAGGTGCACCGGCGTGCCGTCCGGCTGGCCAACGGCCTGGAGCGGCTCGGCGCCGCCCCGGGCAGCCGGGTGGCCGTGCTGTGCCGGAACCACGCCTGGTTCGTCGAGGCGGTGCTGGCCGCCGCCGAACTCGGCGCGGACGTGGTCCTGGTCAACACCGGCCTGTCCGTGCGGGCCACCGCCGAGGTGCTGCGCGCGCACGAGCCGGCCGTGGTGATCGCCGACGCCGAGTTCGCCGACCACGTCGCCTCGGCCCGGCTCGGCGTGCCGTTCCTGGTGGCCTGGCCGGACGCCACCGGCCCGGGCACCGGACGGCCGTTCGGCCCGCCCGCGCACCGGATGGCCGCCACCGCCACCGTCGACGACGTCATCGACACCGCCTCGGACGCCAAGCGCCGCCCGCCCCAGCGACCGGGCCGGATCATCGTCCTGACCTCCGGCACCACCGGCGCGCCGAAGGGCGCGCAGCGCGCGAACCCGCCGGGGCTGTCCGCCGCGGCCGGGCTGATCTCGCGGATCCCGCTGCGCTCCTGCGAATCAGTGCTCGTGGCCACGCCGCTGTTCCACATGTGGGGCCTGGCCGCGCTGCAGATCGGGATGGCGCTGCGCGACACGCTGGTGTTGCAGCGTCGCTTCGAGCCCAAGGCGACGCTGCAGGCGATCGAGGAGCGGCGGTGCGCGGTGGTGTTCGGCGTGCCGGTGGTCCTGCAGCGGATCATGGAGCTGCCGCCGGAGCTGCGGGACTCGTACGACACCTCGTCGCTGCGGATCGTGGCGACGTCGGGCTCGGCGATACCGACGCCGGTGGTCACCTCGTTCATGGACGTCTTCGGCGACGTCCTCTACAACTTCTACGGCTCCACCGAGGTCTCCTGGGCCGCCATCGCCGAACCCGCCGACCTGCGCATCGCGCCGAACACCGCCGGGCGTCCGCCGCTGGACTCCCGGCTGAAGGTGCTCGACGACCGCGGCGAGGTGGTGCCGCGCGGCGTCACCGGCCGGATCTTCGTCTGGAACACGCTGCTGTTCGAGGGCTACACCAGCGGCGGCACCAAGGAGCACCGCGCCGGGTACATGGCGACCAACGACCGGGGCCATCTGGACTCCTCCGGCCGGCTGTTCGTCCACGGCCGGGACGCGGACATGATCGTGTGCGCGGGGGAGCAGCTGTTCCCGCGCGAGGTCGAGGACCTGCTCGCCTCGGTGCAGGACATCCGGGAGGCCGCGGTGGTCGGGGTGCCCGACGCCGACCAGGGGCAGCGCTTCGCCGCGTACGTCGTGGTCCGGCCCGGCGCCGAGATGACGGCGCCGCAGGTGCGCGGGGTCGTGGCGCGCTACCTGCCGGGAAACGCGGTGCCGCGCGACGTCGTGTTCGTCGACGCGCTGCCGCGCAACGCCACCGGCAAGGTGGTGGTGCGGGATCTGCCGCCGTCGTTGGCGGGGGCCTGACGGACCGCCGATCGGCGGTTCCGATCTTCCCCTCCGGTCACCCCTCGCGCACCCCTGATTCCCCTTAGTGCCCGAGCCGGATGGCGCGCCCGCCAGGCGCGCGCCATCCGGCCGCTCTCCAATTGCCCGCGCCGGGGCCCGGCTATCCCCGTCGTCGCCGAATCTCTACCTTCGAGCGTGTCACCAGGGCCGCTCCGATCCCGGCGAGCATCGGAACGATCACGATCGTGCCGATGAGGAACCACCACGGGATCGCGAGGTAGCTCTGCGCGTGGACGCTCGGCGCGGCGCCGAAGCCGCCGAAGCGTGAGCCTGTCGTTCCTTCGAACGCGGACTGGACGAAGCTGTGCGACCGGGCCTCGACGATCGCCACGGCCGGGACGAGCCCGGTCGCCGAGCCCAGGACGGCGCCCATGGCGGCGGTGATCGTGGCCTGCGATCCGGCGAGGGTACGGCGCACGCGCGGGCGCGCGCCGACCGCGGCCAGGGTCTCCAGGTCGGCCTGGCCGTCGGTGATGGCCAGGCCGGTGGAGATCGCGGCCGCGCCGAGGGTCACGAACGCCGCGACGGCGGCCAGCGCCAGCATCGTGGTGTCGTTGCCGCCCTGGTAGCCGCGCTCGACCTTGAGCAGCGCGGTGGTGCCCAGAGTCTCGGCCGCGGCGTTGGCGCGCTCTTCCTCGGCCTTGGTCGGCATGCGGGTGGTGTCGAACAGGATCATCGACGGGGCGTACTTCACGTGGTAGCGGTCGGCCGCCGACTGCGGGATCAGGGCCCGGACCCCGTTGACGGCGCTGCCGTCCTTGGTCCTGGCGACCGCTGCGGGCAGGGTCAGCGGGGCCGGGGCCGGTCCGCTGCAGAAGAGGGCGAACTGCTGGCGGATGGGGTCGGGCAGGTCCGCGCCGGCCGGCGGGCAGCTGCGCTGCAGGGCGATGGTGGCGGTCGCCGCGCCGGTGGCGGAGCCCGTCGACGAGACCGTGCCGTTGAGGTCGTAGGGGGTGAACACGACCATGCCGCCGGCCGCGAGGGTCTGCTCGGCCTGCGGGTCGACGGTGCCGGTGAGGGCGCGCAGGGTGGCGGCGTCGCCCGGGACGACCTGGCCGCCGCTGAAGGCGGCCACGCAGCGCGGGTCGGACTGGATCATCGACTCGGCGTCCTGGCCGGAGGGGAAGGGGAGGGAGCCGTCTGTGTTGTTGAAGAAGGGGCAGTCGTTCGCGAGGGTGCGCTTGACGACGATGCTGATCGGGACGAAGCCGTTGTAGTTCTGGGTGGGGATCACGGCCGCGGAGCGGACCGGGAGGGTGGCGCTGATCGCGGCGATGGCTTTGGCGGGGTCGATCGGCGGGGTGGCGGGATTGGTGGGATTGCCGGGATTGTTCGGGTCGCCGGAGTTCGGGAAAATCGGGCCTGATCCGAACGGTTCGGCGCCCTGGAGTTGCCGCTGCGCGGCTGCTCCGAACATCAGCGCCACCTGGCCGGGACGCAGGTCACTGTGATACTGCGCTTTGCCGCGGGCGTCGGTGCTGGTGAGCATGGTGGCCACGGCGGTGGATCCGGCCACCGCGGCCAGGATCGCGGCGACGGCCGGGGCGGTGCGGCCCCGGTTGCGTGCGCTGTCGCGCAGGGCCATGCGGCCGGTGAGCGGGAGCAGGCGGCCGAGCTTGCCAGTGAGGGCCACCAGCAGCGGGGTGCAGGCGACGACGCCGAGTTCGGACACCGCGATGCCGGCGACCAGCGGGAGGGTGTGGATGCCGGGCTGGAAGACCGCGTAGGCGGTGGCCGCGATGCCGGCGGCCAGGACGACCACGCCGAGCGTCGCCAGCTTCCACGGCACGCCCCGGGCTCCGCGTCGGCCGCCGGTCAGGGCCTGGAGGACCTGCTGGCGTCCGGTGATGACGGCGGGGATCAGGGCCGCGATCAGGCCGGTCACCACGCCGATCAGCGCGGCCAGGGCGAGGTCGCCGGGCGCGATGCGGAACGCGCCCGGCTCGCGGTGCGTGAGGGTGACCGCCTCGGGCAGGGCCAGGCGTCCCAGCCCGATCCCGGCCAGCGCGCCGACGATGCCGCCGACCGCGCCGAGCACCAGGCCGTCGGCCAGCACGATGGCGCGCACCATGCGCTGGTCGGCCCCGGCGGCGCCCATCAGCCCGAAGTCGCGGCGGCGCTTGCGGGCCCCCACGGCGAAGGCCGGGCCGGCCAGGAGCACCACTTCCAGCAGGGCCATGACCACGCCGACGGCGCCGACCGCGAGCAGCGCCTGCGCCAGCCGGCTGCTGCCGGCCGAGGCGGCGCGGTAGTGCTGGAGCAGCGGCACGGCGGAGTCCGGCGGCGGGTTCTCGGCGACCAGCAGGGACTCGGCGGAGTAGCCGGTCTGGTTCAGCTTCTGGACCTGGGCCCAGCTCAGGCCGCCGGGGACCTGCGCGAGCCACTTGGCCGGGCCGGCGTCGTTCGGGCCGCTGGGCAGCGTGCCGGGGTAGGCGACGATCTCCTCGGCGTCCAGGTGCGCGGGGTCGTCGTACTCGCCGACGATGGTGAGCTGGTGCTCCGGCAGGCGACCGCTGCGGTCGGGTACCTCGTCGGGGCTCAGGAACTCGGCGCTGAGATGGTCGCCGACGCGCTTGTCGAGGCCGGAGAGCAGGGAGGTGGAGAGCGTGACCTCGCCCTTGGCGCCTGGCGCGCGACCGGACTTCTTGACGTAGAGCCCATCAAGCAGCGGGTTCCCGAGGTCACGCTCGGCGGCCTGCACCGAGTACGCCCCCTGCGGCGAGCTCACGCGCATCTCCTGCGGCGCTGGCATCGGCACGACGCGCGACCCCGCCGGCAGCGCCCCGGCATCGATCGGCGAGGCGATCTGCGCGCCCTGCAAAGCGCCGGCCAGCATGCCGCCGGCCTGCGGCGAGATGGGCACACTGCCGTCCGGCAACTGCTCGATCGGCGCGGGCGCGACGAACGACACCAGCGCATCGGCCCGCCCGACGTCCCGCTGCACCCGCTCGACGGTGGTGAGCTTGGTGGTGTGGTAGAGCGTGTCGGCCGCACTCGCCCCGGCCACCGGCAGCGCCAACATCGCCGCGACCAGCACGGAGCGGCCCTTGTGGCGCAGGGCTTCGCGCCGCGCGATGCGGACGGCGACCTTCCAGATCATGGGGTCAAGGGATACCGGGTATGTTCGAGCTCTGCATCGTGCGGAATGCGTAGATCTTTTGGGCGGTCGGGGAATGCCTGGAGATAACTGGCCTCATGCGCGACTATTGGGGAAAGTGAGGGGTGCGGGGAAGGGGTGTTGTGGCGGCTGGGGCGCTGCGAAACCGCTGGTAGGTGGGGTGGTAGGCGGCTCATCGCGGGTGTGAGTTTGAGTCCGGGTCCGGCAAGCAGGCAAAAGTTAAGGCTGGCGGGTGAGCGCGGCGCGAAATCGGCAAGTTGGCAGGGATGGCAGCCGCCTGCGTCTGCTGGCTCGAGCCGGAGTCGGGACTGGCAGGCAAGTGGTGGCCGGAGGCTGGCGGGCGCGGCGCACATCTGCTGGCGGAGTTGCTGGCCAGCCTCGCTCAGACCGCGCTCGCGGGCGGGTCGGCGACTCGATCGGCGCGATGCTGCGCGCGAAGCTCGGTCGGCGCGCGTCGGTAGGACCGGCGGGCAGGTGTGTGCGGCGCGAATCCGCCAGCGGGCGCGGCGGCTAGAAGCTCGGGCGGGCCGTGGTTGGGGCAGGTAGGCAGGTGTGCGGCGCGAATTCCGCCGGCGAGCATGCTCGGCCGGCGAACTCAGCCCTGTCCCCAGGGGATCTCGGGCGACTTGTAGTAGGCGATCCCCAGCTTGTCCCACAGCGGCGCCTGGTCGGCGAGTCGTTGTGCGAACTTCGGCCAGTTGTGGGTGTTCGGTGTGGACCAGCCGATTTCGGCGATGGCGGGGAGGCGGGGGTAGGCCAGGGTCTCCGCGTCCTTGAGGCTCTTCACTGTCTCGCTCCACAGTGGTGCCTCGACGCCGAGTACTGATGAGGGTGTGATGCCAGGCAGCACTGTCACCGGGTCCCAGGCGTAGGCCTTCGACACCGGGGTGTAGCCGGCCCAATGCAGGCCGAGGGGGAAGCCGGGGGTTGGCTGCTGGTCCAGGTAGGCGTGGTTGCCGGGGGCCATGATCAGCTTTGTGCCCTGGTCCGCCGCCTGCGTCACGTACGGCTGGGGCTGCGCCGTGTTCCAGTACTCCAGCACCGTCTGGGGCAGCAGGGGCGCGGTGCCGGCCTCGGCCCAGGCGATCGGGGTGCGGCCGTGGGCGGCGACGAGGTTCTGCGCGCGTTGGACGAAGGCGTTGTACTGCGTCAGGTTCAGTGCCTGCGCTTCGTCGCCGCCCATGTGGAGGTAGGGGCCGGGGGTGGCGTCGGCGGCGGCGTTGGTCGCTGAATCGACAAATCTGTATGTTGATTCACTCGTCGTGCACAGTGCGTCGTAGCCGGGGGACGCCGACGTCACCGGGCCGTGGTGCCTGCCGTCGCAGGCCAGCGCCGGGTACGCGGACGCGGCCGCGCCGACGTGGCCGGGCATGTCGATCTCCGGGATCACCGTCATGTACCGCGACGCAGCGTAGTCGACGATCTCCTTCAGCTCCGCCGCCGTGTAGTACCCGCCGGGACCGCCGCCGACCTGCGTGGCGCCGCCGACCGTGGCCAGCTTCGGCCAGCCCGGCACGGTGAACCGCCAGCCCTGGTCGTCGGTGAGGTGCAGGTGGAACTTGTTGACCTTGTACAGTGCGGCGGCGTCGATGTAGGCCTTGACGTCGGCCACGCTGTAGAAGTGGCGCGCGACGTCCAGCATCACGCCGCGATACGCGAAGCGCGGGTGGTCGGTGATCGTGCCGGCTTGGAGCTTGGCGCCGATCAGGAGCTGGTGGATGGTCTGGACGCCGTGGAAGAGCCCTGCGTCGGTGGCAGCGGTGAGCGTGACCGAGGCCGGGGTGACGGCGAGGGCGTAGCCCTCCGTGCCCAGGGACGGATCGCCTCCGGTGGGCTGGAGGGCGAGTCGGATGGTG
This portion of the Catenulispora sp. EB89 genome encodes:
- a CDS encoding beta-N-acetylhexosaminidase; this encodes MTGRPHTLRIAAVISVSAALITLSACSGTKASPAPTSADSTTSGTSSPAPPVDSTALERVVPEPSSITAAAGTFTLTGATEIHSSPGAEAVAADLAAYLKQQTGLAPRILQTTQSTDATIRLALQPTGGDPSLGTEGYALAVTPASVTLTAATDAGLFHGVQTIHQLLIGAKLQAGTITDHPRFAYRGVMLDVARHFYSVADVKAYIDAAALYKVNKFHLHLTDDQGWRFTVPGWPKLATVGGATQVGGGPGGYYTAAELKEIVDYAASRYMTVIPEIDMPGHVGAAASAYPALACDGRHHGPVTSASPGYDALCTTSESTYRFVDSATNAAADATPGPYLHMGGDEAQALNLTQYNAFVQRAQNLVAAHGRTPIAWAEAGTAPLLPQTVLEYWNTAQPQPYVTQAADQGTKLIMAPGNHAYLDQQPTPGFPLGLHWAGYTPVSKAYAWDPVTVLPGITPSSVLGVEAPLWSETVKSLKDAETLAYPRLPAIAEIGWSTPNTHNWPKFAQRLADQAPLWDKLGIAYYKSPEIPWGQG